One stretch of Streptomyces hygroscopicus DNA includes these proteins:
- a CDS encoding N5,N10-methylene tetrahydromethanopterin reductase: MSLRVGVQLHPQHTGIAELRTAWREADALGVDSLWTWDHFLPHTGDPAGRHYECWSLLSAMAVETQRATIGPLVSCTAFRNPDLLADMARTVDQLSGGRLVLGLGAGWFEAEHTEYGLPFPGPAGRMDAFAASVTAVKERLAKLNPGPAGPLPLLIGGAGRRRTLELVAREADWWNWYGWASEDPVADFRELSGVLDQWCERVGRDPGQVARTVMVNPDQLPLVEGFAEAGAVHVVLSLPAPYDLRKAEELLKVRAALTS, translated from the coding sequence GTGTCCCTGCGCGTAGGCGTGCAACTCCACCCCCAGCACACCGGAATCGCCGAGCTGCGCACCGCGTGGCGCGAGGCCGACGCCCTCGGGGTCGACTCGCTGTGGACCTGGGACCACTTCCTGCCGCACACCGGCGACCCCGCCGGCCGCCACTACGAGTGCTGGTCGCTGCTGTCCGCGATGGCGGTCGAGACCCAGCGGGCCACCATCGGACCGCTGGTGAGCTGCACCGCGTTCCGCAATCCGGATCTGCTGGCGGACATGGCCCGCACCGTCGACCAGCTCAGCGGCGGGCGGCTGGTGCTCGGGCTGGGCGCGGGCTGGTTCGAGGCCGAGCACACCGAGTACGGGCTGCCCTTCCCCGGACCGGCCGGGCGCATGGACGCCTTCGCCGCGTCCGTCACCGCCGTCAAGGAGCGGCTGGCCAAGCTCAACCCCGGCCCCGCGGGCCCGCTTCCGCTGCTGATCGGCGGCGCCGGGCGGCGGCGCACCCTGGAGCTGGTGGCCCGCGAGGCCGACTGGTGGAACTGGTACGGCTGGGCCTCCGAGGACCCGGTCGCCGACTTCCGCGAGCTCAGCGGCGTCCTGGACCAGTGGTGCGAGCGGGTCGGCCGGGATCCGGGCCAGGTCGCCCGCACGGTGATGGTCAACCCGGACCAGCTACCGCTGGTCGAGGGGTTCGCCGAGGCCGGGGCGGTCCATGTGGTGCTCTCCCTCCCCGCCCCGTACGACCTGCGGAAGGCCGAGGAGCTGCTCAAGGTGCGCGCCGCGCTCACCTCGTGA
- a CDS encoding dehydrogenase, with protein sequence MRTAVITAAGQVEIREIPVPDIGDSEVLVRIAACGICTMEANLYAGRMTVYPAAAGHEISGWVERIGAKAAALEDMPAVGSLVTLDGLPRCGACRSCRRGQTAICVALQGHKREDGAITMGAGLAEYIALPASRVWSVGDTDPAVAAMGEPLACVVHSLRRGGFRAGDRVTVIGAGYMGHLHLAVAAHLQARGVAVVERDEQRLAAIAAAGADAAVTPEDIGGLPPADVVFVTIASREAIAAALAAVADGGTIVLYGGGPGGPPAELPGYEVHRRQLTVTGSFSHEPDDWRAAAELLRGGRLSARLETLVTARYPLDEVEKALKQAAETPVYRVVVTP encoded by the coding sequence ATGCGTACAGCTGTCATCACGGCGGCCGGCCAGGTGGAGATCAGAGAGATACCTGTCCCCGACATCGGTGACTCCGAGGTGCTGGTACGCATCGCGGCCTGCGGCATCTGCACCATGGAGGCCAATCTCTACGCGGGCCGGATGACGGTCTACCCGGCCGCCGCCGGACATGAGATCTCCGGCTGGGTCGAGCGGATCGGCGCCAAGGCCGCCGCACTGGAGGACATGCCCGCCGTCGGCTCCCTCGTCACCCTCGACGGACTGCCGCGCTGCGGGGCCTGCCGAAGCTGCCGGCGCGGCCAGACCGCCATCTGTGTCGCGCTCCAGGGGCACAAGCGGGAGGACGGCGCGATCACCATGGGCGCGGGGCTCGCCGAATACATCGCCCTGCCCGCCTCACGGGTATGGTCGGTCGGCGACACCGACCCCGCCGTCGCCGCCATGGGCGAACCGCTGGCCTGCGTGGTCCACTCGCTGCGCCGCGGCGGCTTCCGCGCCGGGGACCGCGTCACCGTCATCGGCGCCGGCTACATGGGCCATCTCCACCTCGCCGTCGCCGCACATCTGCAGGCCCGCGGCGTCGCGGTGGTCGAACGGGACGAGCAGCGGCTGGCCGCCATCGCGGCGGCGGGCGCCGACGCGGCCGTCACCCCCGAGGACATCGGCGGGCTGCCCCCGGCGGACGTGGTCTTCGTGACCATCGCGTCCAGGGAGGCCATCGCCGCCGCCCTCGCCGCGGTCGCCGACGGCGGCACCATCGTCCTCTACGGCGGCGGCCCCGGCGGCCCGCCCGCCGAGCTCCCCGGCTACGAGGTGCACCGCCGCCAGCTGACCGTCACCGGCTCCTTCAGCCATGAGCCGGACGACTGGCGCGCCGCCGCCGAACTGCTGCGCGGCGGCCGGCTGTCCGCACGGCTGGAGACGCTGGTCACCGCGCGCTACCCGCTGGACGAGGTCGAGAAGGCGCTCAAGCAGGCCGCCGAAACCCCCGTCTACCGCGTGGTCGTCACGCCGTAA
- a CDS encoding multidrug MFS transporter → MAAQNTATTDAAQAGSAHSPTGRQWLALSVLVLSQLAVWLDNTVLNVALKTLADPDEGLGASPNQLQWSISSYTLVFAVLLFTGGVLADRYGHRRLLLTGMVLFGAASAWAAYSGSATELIVARGAMGIGSALIMPATLALIAQVFDERHRATAIAIWSGSSGIAIATGPMLSGALLDHFWWGSVFLVNVPIVVLCVAGSFVFLPGVVTRVRQKFDPLGVVLSTAGLFAIVWGVIEGGHRNDWTDPAIVASLAGGVLLVAVFVLVELRVANPSFDVRLFRDIRFTGASVAVMLTFFGLNGSMYYTSFYLQGVQGQTPLECGLSIAPVALGVLLGAPLSAKLVRNHGVRPVVTAAMLIATTGFVAYVFLDESSGLPLFWVFLILQGLGMGAAVAPTTEAIMAILPADRTGAGSAVNNSLRQIGGVLGVAVLGSVLVSVYRDRVTPRLSGLPSGDAAAAGESPEATRLLGAKMRLPRLSDIADEGFVHAMHVASVVGAAAAAAGAVIIWWAFRRTSSGARSSM, encoded by the coding sequence ATGGCTGCACAGAACACCGCGACCACCGATGCCGCGCAGGCCGGTTCCGCGCACTCCCCCACCGGCCGCCAATGGCTCGCGCTCTCGGTGCTCGTCCTGTCCCAACTCGCGGTGTGGCTGGACAACACCGTGCTCAATGTGGCCCTGAAGACCCTCGCCGATCCCGATGAAGGGCTCGGGGCGAGCCCCAATCAGCTCCAGTGGAGCATCAGCTCCTACACCCTGGTCTTCGCGGTGCTGCTGTTCACCGGCGGTGTGCTCGCCGACCGCTACGGCCACCGCCGCTTACTGCTGACCGGCATGGTGCTCTTCGGCGCGGCCTCCGCCTGGGCCGCCTATTCCGGCTCGGCCACCGAACTCATCGTGGCCCGCGGCGCGATGGGCATCGGCAGCGCCCTGATCATGCCCGCCACCCTCGCCCTGATCGCCCAGGTCTTCGACGAGCGGCACCGGGCCACCGCCATCGCCATCTGGTCGGGTTCCAGTGGAATCGCGATCGCGACCGGGCCGATGCTCAGTGGAGCGCTGCTCGACCACTTCTGGTGGGGGTCGGTCTTCCTGGTCAATGTGCCGATCGTGGTGCTGTGCGTGGCCGGTTCGTTCGTCTTCCTGCCCGGTGTCGTCACCCGGGTGCGGCAGAAGTTCGACCCGCTGGGCGTGGTGCTCTCCACCGCCGGGCTCTTCGCCATCGTCTGGGGCGTCATCGAGGGCGGCCACCGCAACGACTGGACCGATCCGGCCATCGTCGCCTCGCTGGCCGGGGGCGTGCTGCTGGTCGCGGTCTTCGTCCTCGTCGAACTGCGCGTCGCCAACCCCAGCTTCGACGTCCGGCTCTTCCGCGACATCCGCTTCACCGGCGCCAGCGTCGCCGTCATGCTCACGTTCTTCGGGCTCAACGGCTCGATGTACTACACCAGCTTCTATCTGCAGGGCGTCCAGGGACAGACGCCGCTGGAGTGCGGGCTGTCGATCGCCCCGGTCGCCCTCGGCGTACTGCTGGGCGCCCCGCTCTCGGCCAAGCTGGTACGCAACCACGGGGTGCGCCCCGTCGTCACCGCGGCCATGCTGATCGCCACCACCGGCTTCGTCGCCTACGTCTTCCTGGACGAGAGCAGCGGACTGCCGCTGTTCTGGGTCTTCCTCATCCTCCAGGGCCTGGGCATGGGCGCCGCCGTCGCGCCCACCACCGAGGCGATCATGGCCATCCTCCCCGCCGACCGGACCGGCGCCGGCTCCGCCGTCAACAACTCGCTGCGGCAGATCGGCGGGGTCCTCGGAGTGGCGGTCCTCGGCTCCGTCCTGGTCAGCGTCTACCGCGACCGGGTCACCCCCCGGCTGAGCGGGCTGCCCTCCGGTGACGCCGCCGCCGCCGGGGAGTCGCCCGAGGCCACCCGGCTGCTCGGCGCGAAGATGCGGCTGCCCCGGCTGTCGGACATCGCCGACGAGGGGTTCGTCCACGCCATGCATGTGGCCTCCGTCGTCGGCGCGGCCGCCGCCGCTGCCGGAGCAGTGATCATCTGGTGGGCGTTCCGCAGGACGTCTTCCGGTGCGCGATCCAGCATGTGA
- a CDS encoding taurine ABC transporter substrate-binding protein: MRFVQTSMRRARRHRVMGAALASMVALATLTSCAEEPKNAGAKGGTSITVGLTYTPNIQFSPFYVAAEKGYYKDAGLNVTLRHHGAAEDLFGALSSGKEDVIYAGGDEMLQARAKNVPVVDIATFYQKYPVGLIVPKDSEIRTPADLKGRKIGTPGPFGETYFGLLALLKEGGLSTKDAKVQNIGFTQQAALTGNKVEGVMGYLNNDAVSFKEAGKDVRSITLNSGTAGDPLVGVGLGAKKKTLDKRGDDIGKFVDASLRGLRYAIDHQDEAIKLSEKYVPGLRGEKQRNNARAVLKATAPLMKNDQGELGAIDPQTWTRMADFMYDQGLLEKTVTPEDAYDTSYLPKS; encoded by the coding sequence GTGCGTTTCGTGCAGACGTCCATGAGGCGTGCTCGCAGACACCGGGTCATGGGCGCGGCCCTCGCGTCGATGGTGGCCCTGGCCACTTTGACCTCATGTGCCGAGGAGCCGAAGAACGCGGGGGCCAAGGGCGGGACAAGCATCACGGTGGGGCTGACCTACACCCCCAACATCCAGTTCTCCCCGTTCTATGTGGCCGCCGAAAAGGGCTACTACAAGGACGCCGGACTCAATGTGACGCTGCGCCACCACGGCGCGGCCGAAGATCTCTTCGGGGCCCTCTCCTCGGGCAAGGAAGATGTGATCTACGCGGGCGGTGACGAGATGCTCCAGGCGCGCGCCAAAAATGTGCCGGTCGTGGACATCGCCACCTTCTACCAGAAATATCCGGTGGGGCTGATCGTGCCCAAGGATTCCGAGATCCGCACCCCCGCCGACCTCAAGGGCCGGAAGATCGGCACACCCGGTCCCTTCGGCGAGACCTATTTCGGTTTGCTGGCGCTCCTCAAGGAGGGCGGCCTTTCCACCAAGGACGCCAAGGTACAGAACATCGGCTTCACCCAGCAGGCCGCCCTCACCGGAAACAAGGTGGAGGGGGTGATGGGCTATCTCAACAATGACGCCGTCTCGTTCAAGGAGGCCGGCAAGGACGTCCGGTCGATAACCCTCAACTCGGGCACGGCCGGAGATCCGCTGGTGGGCGTGGGTCTGGGCGCCAAGAAGAAGACGCTCGACAAGCGCGGTGACGACATCGGGAAGTTCGTCGACGCCTCTTTGCGCGGACTTCGCTATGCGATCGACCACCAGGACGAGGCCATCAAGCTCAGCGAGAAGTACGTGCCGGGGCTGCGCGGCGAGAAGCAGCGGAACAACGCCCGCGCCGTGCTCAAGGCCACCGCGCCGCTGATGAAGAACGACCAGGGCGAGCTGGGCGCGATCGACCCGCAGACCTGGACCCGGATGGCCGACTTCATGTATGACCAGGGGCTCCTGGAGAAGACCGTCACGCCGGAGGACGCCTACGACACGTCCTACCTGCCCAAGTCGTAG
- a CDS encoding MFS transporter → MTALRATAPRTPLGRRFGLLMGALLLSSLGNGLCFPFTSIYISQLLGLGGRAAGGYFIAMAAASFAAALAGGPLADRGSPHRVGALGAAALAAGYALLAPADSVPLVLASGVCVGVGFGLFYASIVGVVDTAVPESGRRAAFAIRHIVNNAGIGLGSVAAGLALHGADTPAGTLRWLYLANGLAALPLIAVILGVRPRAGAGPKEQPDGARPSGPGPTYRSLLRARPMALLILAQALFAIVGFTQIEATVPLLLHDRMAVTLGWVSVVVAANSFALIALQPLLRGRLERLPETVVLAGGPVLWAVAFGCGLGAALAGQAAPAAVRYGLLLAFAVVFAAGELMYSSAFYPLLLRWSGEEAVGRASALASLAWNLGTASGPPLGLFIVAHASATGSWLALALGAAVAFAVTAALYGRTADT, encoded by the coding sequence GTGACGGCCCTGCGCGCGACGGCGCCCCGCACGCCCCTGGGGCGCCGCTTCGGCCTGCTCATGGGCGCGCTGCTGCTCTCCAGCCTGGGCAATGGGCTGTGCTTCCCGTTCACCTCGATCTACATCAGCCAGTTGCTGGGGCTCGGCGGCCGGGCGGCGGGCGGCTACTTCATCGCGATGGCCGCGGCCAGCTTCGCCGCCGCCCTGGCCGGCGGGCCGCTGGCCGACCGGGGCAGCCCGCACCGGGTGGGCGCGCTGGGCGCCGCGGCGCTCGCGGCCGGATACGCCCTGCTGGCGCCGGCCGACTCGGTGCCGCTGGTGCTCGCCTCGGGGGTGTGCGTCGGGGTCGGCTTCGGCCTCTTCTACGCCTCGATCGTGGGCGTCGTCGACACGGCCGTCCCCGAAAGCGGACGCCGCGCGGCCTTCGCCATCCGGCACATCGTCAACAACGCCGGGATCGGGCTGGGTTCGGTCGCGGCCGGGCTCGCGCTGCACGGCGCGGACACCCCGGCGGGGACGCTGCGCTGGCTGTACCTGGCCAACGGGCTGGCGGCGCTGCCGCTGATCGCGGTGATCCTGGGCGTACGGCCCCGGGCCGGGGCCGGGCCGAAGGAACAGCCCGACGGCGCACGGCCGTCCGGGCCCGGGCCCACCTATCGCTCCCTGCTGCGCGCCCGCCCCATGGCCCTGCTGATCCTGGCCCAGGCACTCTTCGCGATCGTCGGCTTCACCCAGATCGAGGCGACCGTACCGCTGCTGTTGCATGACCGGATGGCGGTCACGCTGGGCTGGGTCAGCGTGGTGGTCGCGGCCAACTCCTTCGCCCTGATCGCCCTGCAGCCGCTGCTGCGCGGCCGGCTGGAGCGGCTGCCGGAGACCGTGGTCCTGGCGGGCGGTCCGGTGCTGTGGGCGGTGGCGTTCGGCTGCGGTCTGGGCGCGGCGCTGGCCGGACAGGCGGCCCCGGCCGCCGTACGGTACGGGCTGTTGCTGGCCTTCGCGGTGGTCTTCGCGGCGGGCGAGCTGATGTACTCCTCCGCCTTCTATCCGCTGCTGCTGCGCTGGTCGGGCGAGGAGGCGGTGGGCCGGGCGAGCGCGCTCGCGTCACTGGCCTGGAACCTGGGAACGGCCTCCGGGCCGCCGCTCGGGCTGTTCATCGTCGCCCACGCCTCGGCGACGGGCAGCTGGCTGGCGCTCGCGCTGGGCGCGGCGGTCGCGTTCGCCGTGACCGCCGCGCTGTATGGCCGGACGGCGGACACCTGA
- a CDS encoding LuxR family transcriptional regulator translates to MGSDNLEETLGQALRLLESAVHHHRRSALASASAELPVAGEAVAGWVARLVLRAERDVIWSLPEVTGEDHARLVGQTLAQLAGKGVRTRMLCPPGVIRGAAWQRSVGTVARLEVRVCEGVRQELVVVDGAAVIAPDASPGEPGGSRASMIQNSTVADMLQQLLCGMWDTAQRPMRPLSFEGGARGRVLREVLKLMAEGYKDDAAARKLGLSVRTYRRYVADIMRDLQVESRFQAGVRAVRAGLMESDPD, encoded by the coding sequence ATGGGGTCGGACAACCTGGAGGAGACTCTGGGCCAGGCGTTACGCCTGCTGGAGTCCGCAGTGCACCACCACCGCCGCTCCGCGCTGGCCTCGGCGTCCGCCGAACTGCCGGTGGCCGGGGAGGCCGTGGCCGGGTGGGTGGCGCGGCTGGTGCTGCGCGCCGAGCGGGATGTGATCTGGAGCCTGCCCGAGGTGACGGGCGAGGACCACGCCCGGCTGGTCGGACAGACGCTCGCCCAACTGGCGGGCAAGGGGGTCAGGACCCGGATGCTCTGCCCGCCGGGCGTCATCCGGGGCGCGGCGTGGCAGCGCTCGGTGGGGACCGTGGCGCGGCTGGAGGTCCGCGTCTGCGAGGGGGTGCGGCAGGAGCTGGTGGTCGTGGACGGCGCGGCGGTCATCGCGCCCGACGCCTCGCCGGGCGAGCCCGGCGGCTCCCGCGCCTCGATGATCCAGAACTCGACCGTGGCCGATATGCTGCAGCAACTGCTGTGCGGCATGTGGGACACGGCCCAGCGCCCGATGCGGCCCCTGTCGTTCGAGGGCGGCGCGCGCGGCCGGGTGCTGCGTGAGGTGCTGAAGCTGATGGCGGAGGGCTACAAGGACGACGCCGCGGCCCGCAAACTCGGCCTTTCGGTGCGTACCTACCGTCGCTATGTGGCTGACATCATGCGGGACCTGCAGGTCGAATCGCGGTTCCAGGCCGGAGTGCGCGCCGTGCGTGCCGGGCTGATGGAGTCCGACCCCGACTAG
- a CDS encoding polyketide-8 synthase acyl carrier protein, whose protein sequence is MTAIVEERRETIKEIVTDILEIDPDEVTETSLFKEEHDADSLRAIEILAALEKTFNIVIEQSELSRMVNLQGVYEVVSDAAGW, encoded by the coding sequence ATGACCGCCATCGTCGAAGAGCGTCGTGAAACCATCAAGGAAATCGTCACCGATATTCTTGAGATCGACCCCGACGAGGTCACTGAGACCAGTCTCTTCAAAGAAGAGCATGACGCGGATTCACTGCGTGCCATTGAAATACTCGCGGCTTTGGAGAAGACCTTCAATATCGTCATAGAGCAGTCCGAACTCAGCCGGATGGTGAACCTTCAAGGCGTCTACGAGGTTGTCTCCGACGCGGCGGGCTGGTGA